The following proteins are co-located in the Ictalurus punctatus breed USDA103 chromosome 14, Coco_2.0, whole genome shotgun sequence genome:
- the LOC124628908 gene encoding putative protocadherin beta-18 has product MPNRTMAMQVLLFIWILMLNAVHGQVSYSIPEEMPKGSLVGDIAQDLGLDGQRLKSGKARIYTGDNAEYIELNKERGVLLVKERIDRESLCGQTTPCALHFQITLENPMELFSVTVEITDINDNAPNFKNNEKRFEISESAIVGSKFVLEKAIDTDIGTNSLQTYTLTPTNNFKLKLESQTDGSRKVEMVLQKPLDREKQENISLLLTAIDGGEPQMSGTFHIHISVLDANDNAPVFTKPLYKAVVMENSAKGSLVTRVSASDEDKGLNGHVNYVISNTDVVSELFRINENGEVILLGEADYEKATTYQIDIEAIDNGGLSDSSKILVDVTDVNDNPPSIDIISRSNSVNENSSPNTAIAIISVNDRDAGDNGHVICSITENLPYAIKSTGSGFYSIVTDSDLDRERESEYNVTVMCADEGSPSLSSSITLSLQISDVNDNAPVFEKSSYEASILENNSPGLSIFTVKARDADSKQNARISYILEESSVNGVPVSSYVSVSADSGIIHALRSFDYEQIKHFNFRVKAQDGGNPPLSSNVSVKIIIQDQNDNAPQILYPVQTGGSVVAEMVLRSADVGYLVTKVVAVDVDSGQNAWLSYKLQKATDRALFEVGLQNGEIRTVRQVTDKDAVKQKLTVVVEDNGQPSRSATVNVNVAVADTFPEVLSEFTDFTHDKEYNDNLTFYLVLALAVVSFLFIVSIIAILSVKCYRWRRERMFYKSSANLPVIPYYPPLYADVGGTGTLQHMYNYEAYSTNDSRKSDLKYARPPTESIISLDSNGTQTFTHAHMGKPAVSDDQVRSRKLCLMTQLIYYT; this is encoded by the coding sequence ATGCCTAACAGAACAATGGCGATGCAAGTCCTGTTGTTTATTTGGATCCTCATGCTCAACGCAGTGCACGGACAGGTCAGTTACTCCATTCCTGAGGAAATGCCAAAAGGCTCTTTAGTTGGTGACATTGCTCAGGATTTGGGTTTAGATGGACAAAGACTAAAATCAGGTAAAGCTCGTATTTATACGGGAGACAACGCTGAATACATCGAGCTGAATAAAGAAAGGGGAGTGTTGCTTGTTAAAGAGAGGATAGACCGAGAGTCACTGTGCGGACAGACTACGCCTTGTGCTCTGCATTTTCAGATTACACTGGAAAATCCCATGGAGCTGTTTAGTGTCACAGTTGAAATCACAGATATAAACGATAATGCTCCCAACTTTAAAAACAACGAGAAACGATTTGAAATAAGTGAGTCTGCGATTGTCGGGTCGAAGTTTGTATTAGAGAAAGCGATAGACACCGACATTGGCACTAACAGCCTGCAAACATATACTTTAACACCAACgaacaattttaaattaaaacttgAGAGTCAAACTGATGGAAGTAGAAAGGTTGAAATGGTTTTGCAAAAACCTCTCGACCGCGAAAAGCAGGAAAATATATCCTTACTGTTGACAGCCATAGATGGCGGCGAACCGCAGATGTCAGGAACATTTCATATCCATATTTCTGTCCTTGATGCGAATGACAATGCACCCGTTTTTACAAAACCACTGTATAAAGCCGTAGTAATGGAGAATTCTGCTAAAGGATCATTGGTAACCAGGGTCAGTGCGTCCGATGAGGACAAAGGATTAAATGGACATGTTAATTATGTAATCTCTAATACTGATGTCGTATCGGAATTATTCAGAATAAATGAAAACGGTGAAGTTATTTTGCTTGGTGAAGCTGACTATGAAAAAGCAACGACTTATCAAATTGATATTGAGGCCATAGATAATGGTGGGTTGTCTGATTCGAGCAAAATACTTGTAGATGTGACTGATGTGAACGACAACCCTCCAAGTATTGATATTATATCGAGATCCAATTCAGTGAATGAAAACTCTTCTCCAAATACGGCTATAGCTATCATAAGCGTCAACGATCGCGACGCGGGGGACAATGGACACGTGATATGCAGCATTACTGAAAATCTCCCCTATGCAATCAAATCAACCGGTTCAGGGTTTTACAGCATTGTTACAGATAGTGATTTAGACCGGGAGAGAGAGTCTGAGTATAATGTCACTGTAATGTGCGCTGATGAAGGATCTCCATCGCTCTCCAGTAGCATCACTCTCTCTTTACAGATATCAGATGTGAATGATAACGCACCTGTCTTTGAGAAGAGCTCATATGAGGCCTCCATTTTAGAAAATAATTCACCAGGCCTCTCCATATTCACAGTCAAAGCCAGAGACGCAGACTCGAAACAGAATGCCCGTATTTCTTACATACTGGAGGAGTCCTCGGTTAACGGAGTGCCTGTGTCCTCTTACGTGTCAGTCAGTGCTGATAGTGGCATTATTCACGCACTGCGCTCTTTTGATTACGagcaaattaaacattttaatttccgTGTCAAAGCGCAGGATGGAGGCAACCCGCCTCTCAGTAGCAACGTGAGtgtgaaaattattattcaggACCAGAACGACAACGCGCCTCAGATTCTGTATCCAGTACAAACTGGTGGCTCTGTGGTGGCTGAAATGGTGCTTCGTTCAGCAGATGTGGGCTATCTTGTCACTAAAGTGGTGGCTGTGGATGTGGACTCTGGACAGAATGCCTGGCTCTCATATAAACTGCAGAAAGCGACAGACAGAGCGCTGTTTGAAGTGGGCTTACAGAATGGAGAAATAAGAACTGTGCGTCAAGTCACTGATAAAGATGCTGTGAAACAGAAGCTCACTGTTGTAGTGGAGGACAACGGACAGCCCTCTCGTTCAGCTACAGTCAATGTTAACGTGGCGGTGGCGGACACTTTCCCTGAAGTGCTCTCGGAGTTCACTGACTTTACGCACGACAAGGAATACAACGACAACCTGACATTTTATCTAGTCCTGGCCTTGGCTGtagtttcttttctcttcatcGTGTCCATCATAGCTATACTATCAGTGAAATGCTACAGATGGAGACGTGAGCGGATGTTTTATAAATCCAGTGCCAATCTGCCAGTTATTCCGTATTATCCACCTCTTTACGCAGACGTCGGGGGAACAGGAACTTTACAACATATGTACAATTACGAGGCTTACAGTACGAATGACTCTAGAAAGAGTGATCTGAAATACGCCAGACCTCCTACTGAGAGCATCATTAGTCTGGACTCTAATGGAACACAGACCTTTACGCATGCGCATATGGGGAAACCTGCTGTCTCTGATGATCAGGTGAGGTCTAGGAAGTTGTGCTTAATGacacaattaatttattatacataa